Below is a window of Aerococcus viridans DNA.
TTCACCAGCCGCTAAGAAAGCCTTTAATATTTCCAACGTGACACGGGCCCGTGATTTACCTTATCCCTATCCAGAAGATTTGGTAATTGCTCAACCGCGCATGCGGTTTTATATGGAGAAGAACCAAGAGATTAATCGGATCTATAAAAGCTACGTGGACGAAGCCAACCATCACGTATTTTCAATAGATGAGAGTTTCTTAGATGTGACGGATTCATTCAAACTATTTAAGGTTAGTAGTGCCTACGAAATGGCGCAGAAAATTCAAAAGGATGTCCATGACCAGACCGGTATTTATACAACGATTGGTATTGGCGATAACCCGTTTCTAGCTAAAGTAGCCCTAGATATTGGCGCGAAAAAGGAGGGCGACATGATTGCTGAATGGCGGTATGAGGATGTCCCGGATACCCTATGGCAGATTGCTGATTTAACAGAAGTCTGCGGTATTGGCCACCGAATGGCCCGCCGGCTAAATGGGATGGGTATTAATAATGTCTACGACCTCGCCCATTCTTCTTATCACGTATTAAAAGATAAATTAGGGGTCATGGGTGCCCAACTTTATGCCCATTCGTGGGGCATAGACCGGTCTTTTCTCGGCACCCCTTATACCACAAAGGACAAGTCCATCGGCAACAGTCAAGTGCTACCAAGAGACTACACCGATAAGGATGAAATTGCTGTCGTCGTCAAGGAAATGGCTGACCAAATTGGTACCCGTTTAAGACGGGCTGGCGCGCAAACCCAAGTCGTCGGTCTTGGCTTAGGCTATTCCATGGGCTACTTTGATGCAAGTGGTAAAAGGGGTATTCATAAGCAAATCAAGGTAACACCGACCAATCAAAGTAAGGTGATTGCTGAAGTGGCCTTGTACCTGCTGTCCTTACTCTATGACAACCAAGTAATTCGGCATATTTCTTTATATAGCGGCAACCTTGTTTACCACCAAGCAGTTCAATTAAATTTATTTGAAAGTGAAAATAACCAAGTAGCGGAAATGAAAACAGATGTGATTGTGGATACCATCCGCAAGAAATATGGCTTTAAGAGTCTGGTCTATGCCTCGTCTCTTAAAGCTGGCGGTCGGGCGATTGACCGGTCTAGTTTAGTTGGCGGTCACGCTGGTGGTATGGCGGGTATCGAAGGTGAGGCCCATGGCTAAGCGGCTTGAACCTTGGGAACTACCGAACACTACAAGACGGGCCCAATTGTCATGGTTAAAAAAGCAACGACACCCAAGGACCCGTAAACACTTCGCGCCTTATAATGAATATGAGGACCGGACCTTTGGTATGAAGTGGGCTACTGCTTATGCCATGGATGAATTGGTCAAAGGCATTCAATCCAACCATAAGGATGCAGCTAAAGTATCTACACCACTGCCTGAGATGACTAGGGAAGAGGTTGACCAAGTCTTGCAGGAAGCTTGGTTAAACCACTATCCTGTTTCTATTCAATTGTCTTTGAAGGATCATTTAGGTCGCTACCTTGACCATATCCTCGGTTGGTTTAATGGGGAGAGTAATTATTTCTATTTTTTGATCGGTAGTCAGAAGATTTTATGGGATGATGTGCGCCATATTGAATTGGTCAAAGAAAGTAAGTGGTCACATATTGACCTTTAGTTTGATGTTTGTAGTCAAATGTTTGTATAATATTGATATATCAAGGATTTAGATGGTTAAAAAAGGTCAAAAATATCACTAATAAATGTTTGACCTTTACTGACTAATTTGTTATACTATATACATAAAGTGAAAAGGAGAGATGTGAAATGGCAAACATGGAAATGACTACAACCTTACAAGAGGCCATCGCAAATGCCCAACAAATTGCTATGACACGTAAACATCAAGAAATTGGGATTCCCCATATGTTTACAGCGTTGGTGCAACCTGGAAACTTTGCTTATGACTTTTATGAAGATTTAAATGTGCCAATGGCAGAACTTACAGAAGAATTAAACCGTGAATTAGATGCGGTACCAGTGGTCCAAGGTACAAATGTACAATATGGCCAAGGAATATCACGTGGTTTGGGTGAATTGATTCAAAAAGCCCAAGCGCGTGCAGAAAAACAAGGTGACGAATTCTTAGCCACCGAAATGGTGCTAGCGGCACTGAATGATGTAGCTTATACAGACCTTGCAAAATGGTTTAAAAAACATCAAATTACCGCCAAAGCAGTAGAAGAAAAAATTGAAGATTTGAGACAGGGTGATCGTGTGACAAGTAAACAAGCAGAAGAAAATTACGAAGCTTTAGAGAAATATGGCGTCGACTTAGTCGAACAAGTTAAAGCAGGTAAAATGGATCCTATCATCGGACGTGATGAAGAAATTCGTGATGTGGTCCGTATCTTGTCTCGTAAATCTAAAAACAACCCGGTCCTAATTGGTGAACCTGGTGTAGGTAAAACCGCTATCGTCGAAGGTTTAGCCCAACGTATTGTGAAAAAAGATGTCCCTGACAACTTAAAAGACAAAACAGTCTTCTCATTAGATATGGGTGCCTTGATTTCAGGGGCTAAATACCGGGGTGAATTTGAAGAACGGTTGAAAGCTGTCTTAAACGAAGTGAAAAAGGCAGACGGACGGATTATCTTATTTATCGATGAAATCCACAACATTGTAGGTGCCGGTAAGACTGAAGGGTCAATGGACGCTGGGAACTTACTTAAACCGATGTTGGCTCGTGGCGAATTGCACTGCATTGGTGCCACAACCTTAGATGAATACCGTCAATACATGGAGAAAGACAAGGCTTTGGAACGTCGTTTCCAACGTGTCTTAGTCAAAGAACCAAGTGTTGAAGATACTATTTCAATCTTACGTGGTTTGAAAGAACGTTATGAATTGCACCATGAAGTAACGATTCATGACCAAGCTTTAGTAGCAGCTGCTGAATTGTCAGACCGCTACATCACTGACCGGTACTTACCAGATAAGGCCCTTGATTTGGTGGATGAAGCTAGTGCTGAAATCCGCGTGCAAATGAATTCATTACCAACAGAATTAGACCAAGAACGTCGTCGTTTAATTCAACTAGAAATTGAAGAAAAAGCCTTACAAGAAGAAAAAGATGAGGCAAGTAAACGCCGGTTAGCTGACCTTCAAGAAGAGTTAGCCGATGTCCGTGAAAAAACTAACCAATTAACCATGCAATGGCAAGTTGAAAAAGGCGGTATGTCTGATATTAACGCTAAACGTCAAGAAATTGACAATGCCAAACATGCTTTGGAGCAAGCGGAAAATGACTACAATCTTGAAGAAGCAGCCAAATTGCAACATGCGACTATTCCAACCTTGGAACAAGAATTGGCAGATATGGAAAAAGCCTACCACGAGCACGCAGACAAGAGCGCTGACCGTTTGGTAGAAGAATCTGTAACTGAAGACTCTATCGCAGCAGTGGTTTCAAGGGTGACTGGTATCCCAGTAACTAAGTTAGTCGAAGGGGAACGTGAAAAATTACTACACTTAGATGACACCTTGCATACACGTGTAGTAGGTCAAGATGAAGCAGTTGATAGCGTGACAAATGCGGTATTACGTTCACGTGCCGGTGTTCAAGATCCAAACCGTCCGTTAGGTTCATTCTTATTCTTAGGACCGACTGGTGTTGGTAAAACTGAGTTGGCTAAAGCCTTAGCTGAAGCCATGTTTGATTCAGAAAATAACATGGTCCGTCTTGATATGAGTGAATACATGGATAAAATCAATGTGACCCGTTTAATAGGGGCAGCGCCTGGTTATGTTGGTTACGAAGAAGGTGGCCAATTAACTGAAGCTGTACGTCGTAATCCATATACAGTGGTCTTACTAGATGAGGTTGAAAAAGCCCATCCAGATGTCTTCAATATCCTATTACAAATCTTAGATGATGGTCGCCTAACTGACTCACAAGGTCGGATTGTAGACTTTAAAAATACCATCATCATTATGACAAGTAACTTAGGATCAGATGCCTTGTTAGACGGTACTGATGAAAACGGGGAAATCGATGATGAAGCAAGAGAAGCTGTTCAAAGTGCTTTGAAAATGCACTTTAGACCTGAATTCTTAAACCGTATCGATGACACTATTTTATTCAGACCATTATCACACAATGATATGGACGGTATCGTACGCAAGATGTTAGCACAATTAAGCGACCGCTTAGCTAGCCAAGAAATTGCGGTAACATTCAGTGATGAATTGGTGAGCTGGATTGGTGACACTGCTTATGATCCACAATTTGGTGCACGACCATTGCGTCGTTTCATCACCAACCAAGTGGAAACACCAGTAGCACGTGCGATTATTGCAGGTACTATTAGTAAGCAGCATGCAGTGAACATCTCAATTGATGAAAATCATGAGATCAAGTTTGATGTGACACCCTTAGTCCAAAATTAAATCTATATAAAAATAAGTGGTTGATTAATTCTCCACAAGCTAGCAAGTAGTATGCCTAGTTTGTGGAGAATTTTTTATTGCATACGTCTAATTTCAGGAAGGAGAAACTGTTGGACCTAGGCTATCATTGTGAAAGCGGTATTTCAATATGGTAAAATATATAGTATAGAAGATGGGTGGAGGTGGAGAAATGGAGACAGTATTATTTTCCATTGGTATCCTAGCCATTATCGCTGGAATGATGACGCGTCATTATATGCTTGGAGGCATTATGGGTGCGGGATCTTTCTTATTGTATTTTGGTTTGTATGACAATGGGTCTTGGTTGTCACTGATGCTTTTTGCTTTAGGGACAGTCTTGATTATTTCCGAAGTATTTTTACCTACTTACGGGATATTGGGTGTCGT
It encodes the following:
- a CDS encoding Y-family DNA polymerase, giving the protein MFANNVTFDYSKEPSRDILCIDCKSFYASVEAVELGLDPLTTKLVVMSYSDEAGGQSRGSGLILASSPAAKKAFNISNVTRARDLPYPYPEDLVIAQPRMRFYMEKNQEINRIYKSYVDEANHHVFSIDESFLDVTDSFKLFKVSSAYEMAQKIQKDVHDQTGIYTTIGIGDNPFLAKVALDIGAKKEGDMIAEWRYEDVPDTLWQIADLTEVCGIGHRMARRLNGMGINNVYDLAHSSYHVLKDKLGVMGAQLYAHSWGIDRSFLGTPYTTKDKSIGNSQVLPRDYTDKDEIAVVVKEMADQIGTRLRRAGAQTQVVGLGLGYSMGYFDASGKRGIHKQIKVTPTNQSKVIAEVALYLLSLLYDNQVIRHISLYSGNLVYHQAVQLNLFESENNQVAEMKTDVIVDTIRKKYGFKSLVYASSLKAGGRAIDRSSLVGGHAGGMAGIEGEAHG
- the clpB gene encoding ATP-dependent chaperone ClpB, with protein sequence MANMEMTTTLQEAIANAQQIAMTRKHQEIGIPHMFTALVQPGNFAYDFYEDLNVPMAELTEELNRELDAVPVVQGTNVQYGQGISRGLGELIQKAQARAEKQGDEFLATEMVLAALNDVAYTDLAKWFKKHQITAKAVEEKIEDLRQGDRVTSKQAEENYEALEKYGVDLVEQVKAGKMDPIIGRDEEIRDVVRILSRKSKNNPVLIGEPGVGKTAIVEGLAQRIVKKDVPDNLKDKTVFSLDMGALISGAKYRGEFEERLKAVLNEVKKADGRIILFIDEIHNIVGAGKTEGSMDAGNLLKPMLARGELHCIGATTLDEYRQYMEKDKALERRFQRVLVKEPSVEDTISILRGLKERYELHHEVTIHDQALVAAAELSDRYITDRYLPDKALDLVDEASAEIRVQMNSLPTELDQERRRLIQLEIEEKALQEEKDEASKRRLADLQEELADVREKTNQLTMQWQVEKGGMSDINAKRQEIDNAKHALEQAENDYNLEEAAKLQHATIPTLEQELADMEKAYHEHADKSADRLVEESVTEDSIAAVVSRVTGIPVTKLVEGEREKLLHLDDTLHTRVVGQDEAVDSVTNAVLRSRAGVQDPNRPLGSFLFLGPTGVGKTELAKALAEAMFDSENNMVRLDMSEYMDKINVTRLIGAAPGYVGYEEGGQLTEAVRRNPYTVVLLDEVEKAHPDVFNILLQILDDGRLTDSQGRIVDFKNTIIIMTSNLGSDALLDGTDENGEIDDEAREAVQSALKMHFRPEFLNRIDDTILFRPLSHNDMDGIVRKMLAQLSDRLASQEIAVTFSDELVSWIGDTAYDPQFGARPLRRFITNQVETPVARAIIAGTISKQHAVNISIDENHEIKFDVTPLVQN